The region AGCAGATCTTTCGCTTGGTTTTGGTCTCAAACCCATGCGCCCCAAGGAACCGATACCCCGGAAAGCTCAAAACCAAATCTTATCGATATCCAACGGGGGCTTGTTTGAAGCGGGAAGCGAGATCCATCTACAAGACACCAAACAGCATGAATGATATGATTCTCTCTTCCTGGTTTCATCCCCAGATTCTAGAAAGGTCTTGACCCGGAATCTGGAGTTCATCATGCCCCCCTGGCCTTTCGACGGCCTCACAAAATGGCCGGCACGATAGGCAATTCAGCAGACAAAAAGTTCTAGGGAtttcccactccccctccgtTTGGGCTGGAAAAAAGGGCAAGTTTGTCGGCGGAGGCGGGGCAGGCGGCGATCACCATTTGTGGCAGTTGAGCCCCTGTCGCTTCTGAAACGCACTAGCTTCGGGGAAATCATCCAATCAGATGCCTGGCTCCCGCCCTTCCCGGCACACCGGTGCCTTCCCGCTTGGCATGgagaaccaccaccaacggcAGGTGGGGAAGTTTGTGTGACCTCCAGCAACGAGAAGGTAAGCGGACTCTGACCTTGAAGGCATCGCCAGAGGCATATCAGTGATAGGGCTCGGTCTCTGAGGTAGATACTCTCAAATTGAACCAATATATTGAGCCTCTACATCATGATACTCATATAACCATATTCAGCCTCGTGTTGGATCACTGAAGAATTGGATATGCAGCCCCTCTCTcggtttttgttttgtttatACCACATTCTTATCAGGTCTCAAACGTAATACAAAAAATGAAAACTACCTCTCATTTATGCTATCACATGTATATACGTCTCGCCCATTCACACATAGGCCTCCAAAATCAACACATACTCGCCCCCAGGCTTCAACAAAAATTCTCTGaagtcatcatcatgcccCGCCTCGAAACCCACGCACGCGTGGAAAAACAAACACATCAAATGTTTAGAATAATCTCTTTTGGCATTTCAAAAAATCGCTTTCCattctttctttctcccatcccacctcatctcctcccacctctcctaaccaccaccccaccccccctttttgcgCGTGCGTCGTCTCATGATGCCATAGCCTCAATGATGAAAAAAATGATGAACAAATGCTCTCCCCTGCTCCTCGACAACAAACAACCAGGCAGGCCAAAATTGGATACAAAAAGagccccatcaccaaccaacccttccctcctccaatcTCCAACAAGAAAGTTTGCCAAACTAGTTGGATCCCCATACAAAactctcccctttcccaccacccccttcactCCTAGCTAATGTACAAAATTAACAACAAGACGCTGGCTTGCTAAATGACGATGAGAAAAGTAAACTtgatcccctcccccccaattTCCCGATCTCCACCATAACAGAGAAACGGTGGGCTATTTTGAAAAGaccaaaaagcaaaaataCCAATAACAACAAGTCGGGTATAAgacagaaaataaaaaaaaagtaccCCGTATTCCTTacccccatcttcttccatgTGAAACCCAAccaaggaaaaagaaaaaacactTATACATGTTCCGTCATGTTATACAGGCCACGGCCCCCTTCCTACACCTCCATCGCAACTGCTTTGCTCGGCTCCTGGCTTAACGAGGTCCTCTGCTTGGACAACAACTGTAACTGAATCGGTGGCTGGGATCCAGATGGCCCCGCGCCCAGTGGTGGAGAAGGTTGTGGCATCGATGGTGGAAGCGATGGGCTCTGCGTGAGAATCTGCGGCGAAGGTAATGGCATCGTCGGCGGTGGCGAAGGGACCAACTCCTTAAGCAAcgaccccctctccctcggcTCCCTCTCTGGACCAACCACCCTGAGGCTCCCCCGATTTCCCCTGACAACCTGCCCGCTCTCCACCCTTTCGTGAAGCATCTCGTCGAGCATCTTGCTCATCTCATCGACATTCTTCGTCTGCTTCCGAAGCTGCGAGACTTGTCTAACTAGCGAGTTGGGGGCAGGCGGGCTGCCGAGCGGTGCTGGCCCTGGGTTGCTGTCGAGAATTTGCGAGTTGCGGGCCTCTGACCGGGATTCGACTCGTTCCGCATTGTCTCTTGACCTGGCCGCGCTCCGCAGCGCAGTCAACATCCGGTCCTTGTCGTCGAGGCGGGCACGGAGCTCCGCGATTTCggcatccttctccttgagaaGAGCGGACACACTATGGTCCTCGCCAACCATGATGCCCTTCCCTGCTGTTGCAATGCCGACCGACGCCCGAGAGGAGCTCGCGCGGCGGGCTTGCAGCAATCTTTTCTCTAGCGTTTGGATGTAGCGGTTCTTGTCGACAAGATCCGCTTGGAGGGCTCGGTTCTGAGCGGCAAGTGATGCCGTCCCGTCGCCGTACTCCCCCATGCTGTCATCGTCTTCTGTCAGTGGTACCGCTTCTGGTGCACCGCCAGACGACCGATGACTACTCGACTTCCGTCCAATTGTTGAAGCACTAGATGTCATGGACGCTGTCCTCTCCAGGCTGAGCTTGCCTCCATTAGAGATAGTCATCGACGACCGGATGGAACCTTGCGAGTATCGAGGATGAATGCCCAACGAGCTGAAGGACCCGCTCGCATTGACCCCTATCGATTTTGAACTGAGTATGAGGCGGTTGAGGTGATCTATCCTCTCCTTCAGCGCGGTTCTAGCAAGCTGCATTTCGAGCATCTGCTCTTCATGCCGCAACTCGGCTTCCTTCTCACGAGccctttcctcctcggcgtccctctccttctcaatctcggcctccttcttgcTGTTGGACTTTGCTTGGGCTTCGAGCTCCTTTCGAAGCTCGGCAATCTCCATTCTGTACCGCTCCAAAAGTACCTTTGCGCCTCCGTCGCCACCAGCGCCCAAAGACTCCTCGGCACGCTTGGCGTGGCTGACAATGCTGTTTTTGGCACGAGAGGCAAACTTTAATGTGTTGAGGGTTTCGTTGTTGTGCGTGTTTGCTGATGTTGCGCTTGCAGGAGCGCCGATTTGAATTGTGCAGAGAATGCTAACCAACGAGTTACCGGACAGCGCGCCCTGGAGTAATCTGGTCAGTTTGCTGTCGCGGTACGGCAAGTGTTTCCCATCCTTGTCGGCGGATTTGCCATCGGCCTTTTGCTCAGAGAGCTTGGCGATGACCGTTCCGAGAGTGAGTAAGCTTTTGTTGATGTGGGACCCTTCTTGACGCCTCTCCTTGGACTCGGCCGCCTTCTCAGAACCAGCCAAGTCGATCAAACTTAATGTCGACACCCGGACGCCACCGGGCGGAAGCGCTTGGCGTTTGCTATCCCCCGCAGCACTTCCGGGGACCCTCTCTCTGCTTTCCACCACAATCTGCACCACGGCGTGACTCCGGGAACTCCTGGCGTTGAATTGGGTGCTTGCTGTCCTACGAGCCTGGTCGCCACGGGCAATCACACGCAGAAGCTGCGTCGGACTCTGCACAATTTCCTCCTTGAGAGGGCTCGCATAAACCCCCCTCTTGCTGTCCTCACGTAGCTTGATCTCTTCCTGCTGCTGGTTAGCGCCGGggccgttgttggtggacATGCTCAGCAGGTCGTGGATTTTCTCGTTGTAGATTTCCAGGTAGCTGACGCGGAGCAAGAACTCTCGGGACGGGGTTTCGCGAATGTAGGAGAAGATGTCGGTAATAGCGAGAGGTATTACACCCGGGGATGACGCAGTTCCCTGCATCGAGAAGGTTTTTCCAGTGCCCGTCATGCCGTAGGCGAATACTGTCCCGTGGTAGCCCTCCATTACTCTTCGTACCAAACGTTTCGCGCAGTGGTCGTAGACTTTGGCGTTGTCGTCGTGTGTCGTAAAGACGTTATCTGAGAAACGGTCAGACGGCTACGAGACTCAACTGTCTACTTTGTAGAATTAATTCTTACCATAGATAtaatctcccccttccttgCCGCGGTATGAGATCAACGATTTTCTtccctccaccatccacTCCCCATCTGGCGTCTGGTCATTGCCGGCAGCATCTGGCCGGACTCTGACACTGACCACGACGTTTCCCTTGCCATCAAACTTGGAGGCAGGTTTTCCGGGGGAAGCATCTGACCTGGATGCGGCATCGGTGGCATCTTCGTACTGGGTGGCAGAAGTAGAATACGAGTCCTGCGCAGAGGAACTGCGGCTCTGGGGCGGTGAAGACACACTAATCAGTCCGTCCGAATTCCTCGTCCCTCCTGTTCGCGAGACTGATTTCTGGTCGCCTGCTCCCGCAAGAAAACTCGAGGATCCGTTAGAAAACTGATAGGTCGGTGTCGTAGGCGTCTTGACCTTGCGCGAAAGGCCGGCGGATAGTGGGCTCGGTGGGAGGCTGGATATTCGACCATCTCCGCGAGGGGGGTGCGGGAAAGCGCTGATGCTGACTGTTTTCCTAAGTGTCTTGCCCGTCGCATTGTATCCTGAGGCGGTTCTGGGTGTAGGTAAGGCTCCGGAAGGGGCTGGAGTGGCAGGCGGAAGGAGATTCGAGGACGGTGTTCGAAGGGCttttggtgatgctggtgtAGACCTGGTCGGTGGAACTGCTAGTCCACCCATGCTTTTTCGTGTTTTTCCAACGGGAAGCGCTGGTAGGGCAATTTGAGGAGGTGCGTTCGAAGGCCGCGATGGCCTTGGGAGGGTTGTCATGTTGTTGATGCGACTGGCAGTGGCCGCGAAGTGGGAGGACTGTGCAACAAGGTTTCAGGGGCTTCCGCCTCTATTTACAGCAAAAGTTCGAGCTCGGGTCGATCGAGGTCCATGGGCGTAGGGTGTTGCTTTCACCGGAGAAA is a window of Podospora pseudopauciseta strain CBS 411.78 chromosome 1, whole genome shotgun sequence DNA encoding:
- the KIP2 gene encoding Kinesin-like protein kip2 (COG:Z; EggNog:ENOG503NTW8; BUSCO:EOG092631IR) — its product is MTTLPRPSRPSNAPPQIALPALPVGKTRKSMGGLAVPPTRSTPASPKALRTPSSNLLPPATPAPSGALPTPRTASGYNATGKTLRKTVSISAFPHPPRGDGRISSLPPSPLSAGLSRKVKTPTTPTYQFSNGSSSFLAGAGDQKSVSRTGGTRNSDGLISVSSPPQSRSSSAQDSYSTSATQYEDATDAASRSDASPGKPASKFDGKGNVVVSVRVRPDAAGNDQTPDGEWMVEGRKSLISYRGKEGGDYIYDNVFTTHDDNAKVYDHCAKRLVRRVMEGYHGTVFAYGMTGTGKTFSMQGTASSPGVIPLAITDIFSYIRETPSREFLLRVSYLEIYNEKIHDLLSMSTNNGPGANQQQEEIKLREDSKRGVYASPLKEEIVQSPTQLLRVIARGDQARRTASTQFNARSSRSHAVVQIVVESRERVPGSAAGDSKRQALPPGGVRVSTLSLIDLAGSEKAAESKERRQEGSHINKSLLTLGTVIAKLSEQKADGKSADKDGKHLPYRDSKLTRLLQGALSGNSLVSILCTIQIGAPASATSANTHNNETLNTLKFASRAKNSIVSHAKRAEESLGAGGDGGAKVLLERYRMEIAELRKELEAQAKSNSKKEAEIEKERDAEEERAREKEAELRHEEQMLEMQLARTALKERIDHLNRLILSSKSIGVNASGSFSSLGIHPRYSQGSIRSSMTISNGGKLSLERTASMTSSASTIGRKSSSHRSSGGAPEAVPLTEDDDSMGEYGDGTASLAAQNRALQADLVDKNRYIQTLEKRLLQARRASSSRASVGIATAGKGIMVGEDHSVSALLKEKDAEIAELRARLDDKDRMLTALRSAARSRDNAERVESRSEARNSQILDSNPGPAPLGSPPAPNSLVRQVSQLRKQTKNVDEMSKMLDEMLHERVESGQVVRGNRGSLRVVGPEREPRERGSLLKELVPSPPPTMPLPSPQILTQSPSLPPSMPQPSPPLGAGPSGSQPPIQLQLLSKQRTSLSQEPSKAVAMEV